The Sulfurimonas sp. nucleotide sequence AAAATCAGAAATCAGAAATTTTATTGGCGGCAGTTAAATCAGTCGGCTCTAAAGATGTTGACAACCTGATAAAATTGCTTGCCGAGCATGATCGTATCGCTATTATACCTGCGTTAGCGGAGATAATGAGAAAAGATATTGCAAAAACAAATAAAAGCTATAGCGGAATCGTGTATAGCGATAGCGATATCGATACGAGAGTTATAGAAGATTTAGGCAACGGGTTGGGTAACAGATTTAACTCTAAAATATCACTGAAATTTGTTAAAAACGATTTCAACGGTATTAAAGTAGATGTTGAAGATCTTGGAGTAGAAATAAGTTTTTCTAAATCAAGAATTAATAGTCAAATAATAGAACATATTGTAAAAGCAATTTAACTTCATGAGAGGAGATGTGTAGTGGTAGCAAAAATTCAAGCTGATGAAATCAGCTCAATAATTAAAGAGCGTATTGACAACTTTGAACTAAGTGTTGATATTAATGAAACAGGTAAAATCGTTTCATATGCTGACGGTGTTGCGCAAGTTTACGGACTTAGTAATGTTATGGCCGGTGAAATGGTAGAGTTCGAAGAGGGAACTA carries:
- a CDS encoding F0F1 ATP synthase subunit delta, coding for MEELIAKRYLKAIKQSSDTETMQNIALIFSVLAQSFNDEKFNRVINNPDVSKNQKSEILLAAVKSVGSKDVDNLIKLLAEHDRIAIIPALAEIMRKDIAKTNKSYSGIVYSDSDIDTRVIEDLGNGLGNRFNSKISLKFVKNDFNGIKVDVEDLGVEISFSKSRINSQIIEHIVKAI